A segment of the Cricetulus griseus strain 17A/GY chromosome 6, alternate assembly CriGri-PICRH-1.0, whole genome shotgun sequence genome:
tatttgtcattAGAAAAGACATAATTACAGAATTCAATAACATAAAGTGTGTTAAAGCTACATTTCTAGACTattcttgaaatattttgttgATACATTGTATCTGGCAtaattctatataaatatattcctTCTGTTATTGTAActtcagtttgtttttcttttgtgaatgcATATGATAAGGGATTGAGGGCACAGAAAGGTATATGTTATGTTTATGATCTTACCTAATTATAGATATCTGGCTTGCAGTTATCACatctttatatttcaaataaGCACCTCATAATGAGATTTCATCTTCATTCTTGTAGAGATAGATATTGCAATTCATATGTGTATTATTGAATTATAtgcaaataatttcaaatattaatgttatgttttattaataaattcTTGTCAACTAACCTGCTTCTTATGATTGATATTGCATCACCTGTCTATACATAGAAGTGAAAGCTAgagttcttttatttctcttcatgAGAGCAGCAAgtttaaatttacaaaattatatttaaatacctatacatactctttttttctttgggcactttccatgcatttttcttttacttctgtaCCATGTTGTACTGACTTCCACAAGTGTGTCTGTTTCTATTATTCAGtcatttcttttgctttactACTCCATATTTGATGGCTAAGGTAACAATCTTTATACTGTGTACAACAGCAGTAGGATGCTTGAGATCTTCTGGTTGTTGAAAAGTGAGAAAAGACATTCAATTACTATTTGTTGTATCAAACTGTAAAACAATACACTTCCACCCAGTGTGCCAGTTGTAGAGTAGCTTAGTGACATTGCTGTTAGTCATAGATATTCTTGAAGGTTACATTTTCACCATCTTTAAAGTATGATTTTATATAAAGTGAAAAGTATGaacttttaaatttactttaattcAAGAAAATAGTTCAGGCATTACAGAGGAAACCAATTTgtcaatgaaaatatattcaatgaaAATTCTTCTGATCATATACATTTATGTTCATTGTTGTACTCTATATTTCTATTAAAAACTTATCAAatgcaaaaatttaaatataatttgagGACATATTGAAATGGTAAAAGTATAAGACTATTTTCCCTGAGCTGGTTACTGGCTACTATATAAATTACTATATAAACATTACCATATGAATACTATATAGATTACTCCCTactgtataaataaatttatacttCACTTCATATATATGCCCAAATAATCTGTACTATTCCAAAACTCATTataacatttattaatttctttttgcaATTTTTAATCTAAATTGAGGTTGTAATATTGACTATAGTATAATAAATTAAGCAAATAGACAGACGGTGACACATGCCTtaaattccaacactcaggacaGAGAAGCAggcaatttctgtgagttctaggccaacctgatctacaaagaagatgccaggacagccaggactgttacacagagaaaaccctctctccaaaaaaagtaaatatataaatgtatgctCAAGTAAGTATATGTACACACAAGGAGAAAATAATTGAGACAAATTAAAATTGTTAGCAAAATATCAAGAATgaatttcagtttctttcattAACTCATTTGCAATCTGTTGTACTTTAactttttttccttattaaaGTGTCTATTCTTGAGAGGGGAAAATGGCTTTCAAATATTCACAATAAAGGATTATTTTCAGCTTTTGTGAAATGAGGCTTAAAATACTTGTTTCTAGGAACATTTCTTCTCACCCCAAAGAAAGACCTCATATGATCATTATGCAATGTAAAGCTCTGTATTTATTAGGTCAGTTTAAAAGCAAACAGTTAGTTTTCATGCAAAGTATCAGGAAAGAAGATCAAATGAGGATCTGGTTCATGGTAGAGATTGTAAGAGAACAAGACATTGCTCCTTTGCCCTTGAACTTTTGACCTTGGAAGTGTTCCAAGTATATTCCCCTGGAAACTGATCCCTAAGGACAGTCTCACATTGTAAGACCTTCAGTGTTGATTATATGAGAGGCGCTTTCCTCAACAGGATGAGCTGCAATGAACTACACTGCTCTGAGGAATTTAAGTATTTGCCATACTTTGGAGACTGAATTTcttattataattttcatttgacCAGACTAAAGTTTTTGTTGTAGATTGTTTTCAttgataatttataaaaaaatgaatgcacaaaaatctaaaaataaccaccccaatgaaaacaaacattatatAGAGATCTACAAGTCATTTAAAAGCTTTTATAACCTATATGCTAGGAATTTAATGTTGAAACATTTCTAGACTGTAGATGAGGAAGAAGTATCCTGACAATCCATGGCTCACGGTCAGTATCCTCAAGTTTAGAAGGTTTTAGACCATTTTATTTGGGTCGTATCATGAACATTGTTGGTACttgcagaaataaaaatgtagtgTTGACAAAGTCAGGGTCTACATTCAATACATAAATGTATTGAAGTATATTTTATTAGGTTTAGATTGATCAAGTATCGTAATATCTATAATTCTAGTTTACCACAATAATGTGACTTAATATTGAAATTTATAAATGATGTGTTAAATAATTTTGAGCCTAAAGGGGAACTAAATGATAAGTTGTAAATGTTCCCTAATATTGTTGAGTAGTTATAAAGCCTGATTATGATTTGATTAAAATGCTGTAAATTCTGAGATTCTTGGAAGAATCACAATGCTTTAATTGTTCTTCCTTCAAGCAACTTTTCttagatccttttttttttaaatgaaatacgTAATTGACTGCAATGCCTGTGGTCTCACATACTCATGAATTTTAAAGGTGTTTAGGGAGGAAAGCACTGCGAACAATAACTTCCTTCTAAttctaaaatatattgatttgCAATCCAAAATGCTTAATTCAAACTGTTAATTGAGGCTCCATATAGGTGCTTAATAAGATTTTAATTAAGGAGATAACAATGATTTAGTGCTAAAGAACTTTGGTTGTTCTTCTAGAGAACTTGGGATCAAATCAGTTCATGTACCTAGGAGATCCTAACTACCTAACTACAGTTTCaaaagatctgacaccctcctgtCTTCTACACCCACTGTGTGGACttggtgcacaaacacacatacaggcaaaacgcTCATAAACATAAAGCAGTAATAAAGGCCTTAATTAATATCCCACGTTGACAAAAATAATATGCCCTATATTAAATGTCTACAGACATAGTCCTTTgtgattgattttcttttaagaCCTCACATTTCTCAGCtttataatgagaaaaattaaagttTCCCCTCATAGTCATGAGGTTGCTACAAGGAATGAGCAAGAAGAGAGGGCATTTATAAATTCACTAGGTGAACAGTTATAAGCTATAGCATTTTCAATTTTGCTccaatttaaattataattttaactgTAAGGAGCTGGAATAAGGATGATAAAGTGATATGTCATCTTCTCTCATATCAtgctcaaaataaatattaaatattgatattttCTATCAAACATTGTAAAATTTGTGTTTGTGACAAATGTAAATCCTTTATCTTCTTTACCTTATAGACAATAATGCTAATGTTCTACCTTCCCCTGACACGCGCTGTAAAACCTGTGTGTACAGAAAGGCCCTATTATATTCTAGGAATTTTTAAGTAGCCAAGCCCTCCTtgatttccttcattttcttgggAAGGATTTCCCTGAAACCTAAGAAATCTTTAAAGACTGTGATGTCAGAACCCTGGCAATGGGGGGACTATCAGATGCCACCTCCTTAGACCAAGCTCATTTTCTAACTTGGAATGCTTTGTCCTTCTGAGTACAGCCTTTTGATAAGCGCAAAGCTCTTCTTGTTCAGAGACATTTTTTGGAGTAGGGGTCTCTTTCTTTGTGACCATGGGTGTGTTTCTAACATTCCCAATTGCTAATCTACATCTGCATCAATATCTGatgatttacattttaattttttataaattgtCTCTTTCATGGGAAAACAATTCTAAATATATTACAGAGGTACTTGTAATTCTTAGTGTAAACACAGTTATTACTGAAATCACTTTTGATTCCTCATTCATTTAGGACCATTCAGTATGAACACCTGGAATCACACAGATGTGCCTGACTTCTCCCTCATGGGATTAACAGATTCCAAGGAGATCAAGCTGGTCCTCTCTGTGCTGTTTCTCCTGATATACATGGTCACTGTGCTGGGGAACATGGGCATGATACTGATCATTCGTCTAGATGTCCAGCTTCACACTCCAATGTATTTCTTCCTCACTCACCTGTCATTCCTTGATCTCAGTTACTCAACTGTCATCACACCTAAAACTTTAGAGAACCTGCTGACTTCCATCAAGAATATTTCTTCCATGGGTTGCTTCACCCAGTTGtacttttttgtcttgtttggtggtgctgaatgttttcttctttcctccatggcctatgaccgctatgtagCTATATGCAACCCTCTTCACTACCCAGTTGTTATGTCCACAAGACGCTGCCATGCCCTTCTCACGTGTTCCTACATGATGGGCGCTATTGATTCCTCTGTCAATATGCTTTGCCTAAGCAAGTTGAATTTCTGCAGCTCTCATGTCATCAATCACTTTTTCTGTGACACCCCTGCAATTCTAGCCCTGTCCTGCAGTGACACATATGTCATTGAAATGATAATAATCATTGTCTCTGGGTCAACTCTAATGGTGTCCCTTTTTACCATATCAATGTCTTATACATCCATTCTCTCTGCCATCTTGAAAATCAGTTCTAATTCAGGAAAGCGAAAAGCCTTCTCCACTTGTGCCTCTCATCTGCTGGCAGTCACTATATTTTATAGCACTATGATCTTCACTTACTTAAAACCAAAGAAGTCCTACTCTTTGGGAAAGGATCAAGTGGCTTCTGTCTTCTACACCATTGTGATTCCCATGCTGAACCCACTTATTTATAGTCTCAGAAACAAAGAAGTGAAAAGTGCTGTCAGTAGAATTATAAAGAAGAGGGAGGACCCCAGGTAGTTAAGATAACACTGGTGCTCAGCGCTTAGACTCTGCATTTTTCCTGTTAGGTCTTTTCTTGGTCTTTATTGAAAACTTATTATATGCTTTATTTAAATTTGTGTGGTGCTTTCTTTACATAATAAACTTGATGCTAGATAttactaagaaaatattttagaaatctaCATTATAATAATGTGAAATATATACTAAATCAGTggtataaatatgtgtgttttaaagacaCCTGGTGggaaaaattagaaacaacaatcttcattcttaaaattatgttttgtgATATTCTACATATTCTGCTGCAATTTTAGAGAATTATGAAGCCATAACTTTTATATAATGAGAATGAAGCATTTGTTTTTTATCTCAGGAAGGAATAAACAGAATGGTTACATGCTCTTGTTTTAAACAAAGGATTATGAATTTGGGACTCTCGATTTAGTATGTTTTAGATTTTAATCATTAGGATGCTAAAGTGCAAAGCTGTTTCTTCTCTGGCACGATGCTCAGCCACTAAAATCATGTGTTGCTATGGTAAAAGACCCAAGATCAGTTTCCAGTCTCCACATCTGGTGGCTTACAACCCAACCtgctataattccagctccagaggatccaatccCTGCTTTTCCTGATCTCTAATGCCCTCacctacacacagagacacacatgtacacacaaacacaagtacatgcacaaacatacacaaacacacacacaaagacacagaaaaacaaatggcaTCTATAGAAGCCGATTTAAGTTTATTCTTTTAGTCTATACTTGAATTTCCATGGCTAATATAAAGAAATCTCAGTAACATCACTAAATACTATCAGTtatgttttgagtttttattcAATCTCTATGATTGAAGAGTTGAAAAGAAAGACTTTATAGAAACAAACCTTTGATTTAAAGTCAACAGCACCAAATAATGTACATAAGATGAGTTTGatatatataagaaaatgttGTGCCATTGCAGCAAAATTTCAcaggaagacaaaagaaagagaaattaagtTAATGCTGTATTTTGATAATCAATATGAGAAATTGCAAACCAAATATCCCTAATGTAAATAATATCTGTCATATCCAGCAAAGGTGGTATTATTTGAAAACTGTAATAGGATTTTATGTAAATCTATAATTGTTATATTTCAATTTAAACATAGTACAGATATGTAAATTATATGATAGCAttcctacattttattttaaaaattaattaatgctTTTTTGGTGCAATGTTAGGTTTAAGGTACAGTATATTCATATATGATGTAAATGTAAGCTAATGTTAATTTTAACTTACTcaactgagtttttaaaatgtattgtttttcaTGAAGCAATTTCTCTTGAGTGGCTTTCTCATTGCCTCTTCTACTTCTTTGTTTCTCTAACTATAGATGACAGGATTTAGCATGGGAATTACAATGGTGTACAATGGTGACACTACCATGTCATGTTTGAGGGTATAGTAGGAACTTGGTCTCACATACATGAAGATGATTGTCCCATGGAAAATGTGCACTCCTTTTAGGTGATCTGTACATATAGAAAATACTTTTCCCTTCTGCTGCATTAATCTTCAGAATGTTGATCATTCTGAAGATTAAGAGACAAGGACATTGAAGATGGTGACTAGCTCAATGGAGCCTGCAGAGTAAAAGAGAAGAAGTTGATGTAACTGAGTGTCAGAACAAGAAAGTGCAAGTAAGTGATGGAAGAATAGCACATAAGATTTGCCTATTTCATTGGACCCACAGAAAGAAAGGCTAAAAGTAGTCATTGTGTATATAGTAGCATGTAAAATTCCAAGATTATATGAAGCAGTAATGAGTGGCACATAGACGATAGGTGACATCCTTCCTGCACATAGAAGTGGCCTGTAGATTACATGTAACTGTCATATGTCATTGCTGCCAAAGCAAATCGTCTGAGGTTCcaaatgtaataaagagaagCATTTGTGTTGCACATACATCAAGTGAATTCGActtatttttttgaaagaaaatttaccAACATCTTGGGAGTCAGTACTGTAGAAGAgcaagcataggtgtggattttgggagcccatttcacatagagggatactccctgagccaagacacactggaggtgggccaaggccctatcccaaaagatatgatagattctgatgacccctattgaaggcctcactcgtcctagggagcagaaaggatatgtgataggtagggtttttgttgggaggggtggtaggagaggagggagagggaactgggattaacatataaaacaatcttgtttctaatttaaaaaaaataaaagaaagaaatgcaagcaGCCAACAATGACAGCATTCAGAAAATTGTACATGGGAATGTGGAGCCATGAATCCTCAATGACCAATACAACCAGTACCAGATTTCCAATCAGAGTTATAAGGTATATTgcaagaaataatataaataagaatATATTCATGTCAAAATCATCTATGAATCCCAGTACTATAAACACTATGATTTCAGTCTCATAGTTTATCTGATTTTTTCCTGCATTCTTATGTGAGGGAGTCCTTGTCATTTCTGGGTTTACTTGCAGATTTTAAAGATAACACCCTATATACTTAAAGtcatacactcatgcacatactcTGAAAAGCCATTTGTCATTGATGAGATTGTCAGTAAATAAAAGAGTCTGAGTAGATATGTTACTCTgtttaaataaatcaaagaaaagctATTTTGTGTTGATGAATGCATTTATGAGGTTAAAAAAATAACCAGTGCAGTTTTGTTAAGTCCAGCTGCCCCCATCATTCAGACACCTTCGTTGTTATATTAAAATTCTTAGCGTATAAACCATA
Coding sequences within it:
- the LOC100767861 gene encoding olfactory receptor 8H1, with protein sequence MNTWNHTDVPDFSLMGLTDSKEIKLVLSVLFLLIYMVTVLGNMGMILIIRLDVQLHTPMYFFLTHLSFLDLSYSTVITPKTLENLLTSIKNISSMGCFTQLYFFVLFGGAECFLLSSMAYDRYVAICNPLHYPVVMSTRRCHALLTCSYMMGAIDSSVNMLCLSKLNFCSSHVINHFFCDTPAILALSCSDTYVIEMIIIIVSGSTLMVSLFTISMSYTSILSAILKISSNSGKRKAFSTCASHLLAVTIFYSTMIFTYLKPKKSYSLGKDQVASVFYTIVIPMLNPLIYSLRNKEVKSAVSRIIKKREDPR